The proteins below come from a single Mycolicibacterium sp. TY81 genomic window:
- a CDS encoding cadmium resistance transporter, protein MGFHSKLVALAVLSPATLVQAIATFAITNIDDIVVLAVMFGQAPGHRGAAIRVTAGQYLGFTAILAVSVGGALLGATLLPPAALPYFGLLPIVLGLRAAWLAWRDRRTQPAPTDDPATLLTPGTWQVAVITFANGGDNIGVYVPIFAVSTIATIGVYIIVFLIGVAIWCAAGRYFASHPIIAKALSRWGHIVLPVALITIGALILIKGGAFAL, encoded by the coding sequence GTGGGATTTCACTCGAAGCTGGTCGCATTGGCCGTGCTGAGCCCAGCCACACTCGTTCAGGCGATCGCCACCTTCGCCATCACCAATATCGACGACATCGTGGTCCTCGCGGTGATGTTCGGCCAGGCGCCCGGTCATCGTGGCGCAGCCATCCGAGTGACCGCCGGTCAGTACCTCGGCTTCACCGCCATCTTGGCAGTTTCGGTCGGCGGCGCACTCCTGGGTGCCACGCTGCTTCCTCCAGCCGCACTGCCGTACTTCGGGCTGCTGCCCATCGTGTTGGGGCTGCGGGCGGCATGGCTGGCCTGGCGGGATCGCCGCACCCAACCGGCGCCGACCGATGATCCCGCAACACTGTTGACGCCTGGCACCTGGCAGGTCGCAGTCATCACCTTCGCCAACGGCGGCGACAACATCGGCGTGTACGTTCCGATCTTCGCCGTCTCAACGATCGCCACCATCGGTGTTTACATCATCGTGTTCCTCATCGGTGTGGCCATCTGGTGCGCGGCCGGCCGATATTTCGCCTCCCACCCGATCATCGCCAAAGCACTCTCACGCTGGGGCCACATCGTTCTGCCCGTTGCACTGATCACAATCGGGGCCCTCATCCTCATCAAAGGCGGAGCGTTCGCCCTCTAG
- a CDS encoding SDR family NAD(P)-dependent oxidoreductase, protein MELGLRHKRALVTGSSAGLGRAIAEMLAAEGASVVVHGRDADRTQAVVSAIGANGGEAVAVLGDLSTDEGAAAVAHAAGEIDILVNNAGDYDGSSWAELTTHEWARIHQTNVVSVVRMIDHLVPGMRRRGWGRVIQIGGGLAVQPVAQQPHYSATLAARHNLTVSLARELSGTGVTANIVAPGAILTDSTRAMVLQAGAVHGWGTSWEDIEKAAATTWFPNDIGRLGRPEEIAAAVCFLASSHAAYISGADLRVDGGTIRNVN, encoded by the coding sequence GTGGAGCTCGGATTGAGGCACAAGCGCGCATTGGTCACCGGTTCGAGTGCGGGTCTCGGTCGCGCGATCGCTGAGATGCTGGCTGCAGAGGGCGCGTCCGTGGTGGTACACGGACGTGACGCCGACCGGACGCAAGCGGTCGTTTCCGCGATCGGCGCCAACGGCGGTGAAGCGGTCGCCGTACTCGGCGACCTCTCGACCGACGAAGGCGCCGCAGCCGTCGCGCATGCCGCGGGCGAGATCGACATCCTGGTCAACAATGCCGGCGACTACGACGGTTCGTCCTGGGCGGAACTCACCACCCACGAGTGGGCGAGAATCCACCAGACCAACGTCGTGTCCGTCGTGCGGATGATCGACCATCTTGTCCCGGGCATGCGCCGACGGGGCTGGGGCCGGGTCATCCAGATCGGCGGTGGTCTCGCCGTTCAACCGGTCGCCCAGCAGCCGCACTACAGCGCCACGTTGGCTGCGCGACACAACTTGACCGTCTCGCTCGCCCGAGAGTTGTCCGGAACCGGCGTCACCGCCAACATCGTCGCGCCCGGAGCCATCCTCACCGACAGCACACGGGCCATGGTGCTGCAGGCCGGCGCCGTGCACGGCTGGGGAACCTCCTGGGAAGACATTGAAAAAGCCGCGGCCACAACATGGTTCCCCAACGACATCGGCCGACTCGGCCGTCCTGAGGAGATCGCCGCCGCGGTCTGCTTCCTCGCCAGCTCCCATGCCGCGTACATCAGCGGTGCCGATCTCCGCGTCGACGGCGGCACCATCCGCAACGTCAACTGA
- the merA gene encoding mercury(II) reductase, translated as MSQGLDLAVIGSGGAAMAAAIRATALGKSVVMIERGIFGGTCVNTGCVPSKALIAAAEARHTAADTARFPGIATTAGPVDMAALIAGTHDLVESLRSEKYLNVAESYGWQRIQGQARFAGTPDAPVIEVGDATIEAEHYLIATGANPVIPPAFEGVAYLTSTTAMEVTEVPESLLVIGGGYVALEQAQLFARLGSTVTVLVRSTLASKEEPEVGMALLEVFADDGIRVVRRATVSEVEQADDQVTVTATITGGTQQFRAAKVLVATGRRPNTDGLNLEAVQVKTGENNEVVVSDGLQSSNPRIWAAGDVTGHREFVYVAAHHGAMVADNIFTDAGRRVDYRHLPRVTFTSPAVGAAGTTEAELLAAGTRCDCRVLPLKHVPRAVVNRDTRGFIKLVADAGTGRIHGITAVAKDAGEIAAAAVYILDAAMTVDQVAGSWAPYLTMAEGIKIAAQSFSADMSRLSCCAS; from the coding sequence ATGAGTCAGGGATTGGACCTCGCGGTCATCGGTTCCGGCGGCGCGGCGATGGCCGCGGCGATCCGCGCTACCGCGCTCGGCAAGTCCGTCGTCATGATCGAGCGCGGCATCTTCGGTGGCACGTGTGTCAACACCGGCTGCGTGCCGTCAAAGGCCCTGATCGCAGCGGCCGAGGCCCGGCATACCGCAGCCGACACTGCCCGGTTCCCGGGGATCGCCACCACGGCCGGCCCGGTGGACATGGCGGCCCTGATCGCCGGCACGCACGATCTGGTGGAGTCGCTGCGCTCAGAGAAGTACCTCAACGTGGCCGAATCGTATGGCTGGCAGCGCATTCAGGGCCAAGCGCGGTTCGCCGGAACCCCGGACGCGCCCGTCATCGAGGTCGGCGATGCCACCATCGAGGCCGAGCACTACCTGATCGCCACCGGCGCGAACCCAGTCATCCCGCCCGCATTCGAGGGCGTCGCCTACCTGACCTCGACCACCGCGATGGAAGTCACCGAGGTCCCGGAGTCGCTGCTGGTGATCGGCGGCGGCTACGTCGCGTTGGAGCAGGCGCAACTGTTCGCCCGGCTCGGGTCAACGGTGACGGTGCTGGTCCGCTCCACGCTGGCATCGAAGGAAGAGCCGGAAGTCGGCATGGCGCTGCTGGAGGTGTTCGCCGACGACGGCATCCGGGTGGTGCGCCGCGCCACGGTGAGCGAGGTCGAGCAGGCCGACGATCAGGTCACGGTCACCGCGACCATCACCGGCGGAACGCAGCAGTTCCGTGCCGCGAAAGTCCTCGTCGCCACCGGCCGCCGTCCGAACACCGACGGCCTGAATCTCGAAGCGGTGCAGGTCAAAACCGGCGAGAACAACGAGGTCGTGGTGAGCGACGGGCTGCAGTCGTCGAACCCACGGATCTGGGCGGCCGGCGACGTGACCGGGCACCGCGAGTTCGTCTACGTCGCCGCCCATCACGGCGCGATGGTCGCCGACAACATCTTCACCGACGCCGGCCGCAGGGTCGACTACCGCCATCTGCCCCGCGTGACGTTCACCAGCCCCGCGGTCGGTGCGGCCGGGACGACCGAGGCCGAGCTCCTCGCCGCCGGGACACGGTGCGACTGCCGGGTGCTGCCGCTAAAACATGTGCCGCGTGCGGTGGTCAACCGAGACACCCGCGGTTTCATCAAACTCGTCGCCGACGCCGGCACCGGCCGCATCCACGGCATCACCGCCGTCGCCAAGGATGCTGGCGAGATCGCCGCCGCCGCGGTCTACATCCTCGACGCCGCGATGACCGTCGACCAGGTCGCCGGGTCCTGGGCCCCGTATCTGACCATGGCCGAAGGCATCAAAATCGCCGCCCAGTCCTTCAGCGCCGATATGTCCCGACTGTCCTGCTGCGCATCCTGA
- a CDS encoding YaeQ family protein, with amino-acid sequence MALSATVFKVELGVSDVDHGYYADHALTVARHPSETDERMVVRLLAFGLRAHRLSDVDGELAFGPGLSTPGVPDLRLADYTGRILEWINVGQPDERVLGKAASQADQVLLYPFAAGVATWWRTVGPKVAGLANLSVLQIPHESVQQLVQSVDRRVSAQVMVIEGQVTMTVGGVDVTFTPEPLE; translated from the coding sequence GTGGCCCTTTCTGCAACAGTATTCAAAGTTGAACTCGGCGTCTCCGATGTCGACCACGGTTACTACGCCGACCACGCGTTGACGGTGGCCCGCCATCCCAGTGAGACCGATGAGCGGATGGTCGTGCGGTTGTTGGCTTTTGGGCTTCGTGCACACCGACTCAGCGACGTCGACGGCGAGTTGGCGTTCGGGCCGGGCCTGTCCACCCCTGGCGTACCGGACTTGCGGCTCGCCGACTACACCGGCCGGATCCTGGAATGGATCAACGTCGGCCAGCCCGACGAACGCGTCTTGGGTAAGGCGGCCAGCCAGGCCGACCAGGTGCTGCTCTACCCGTTCGCCGCCGGCGTGGCCACCTGGTGGCGAACCGTCGGTCCCAAAGTGGCGGGGCTGGCGAACCTGTCGGTGCTGCAGATACCGCACGAGTCGGTGCAGCAACTGGTCCAAAGCGTCGATCGACGGGTCTCGGCACAGGTGATGGTGATCGAAGGTCAGGTGACGATGACCGTTGGCGGAGTCGACGTGACCTTCACCCCCGAGCCATTGGAGTGA
- a CDS encoding cytochrome c biogenesis CcdA family protein translates to MNLLALAFTAGMLAPVNPCGFALLPAWITGTIATGGTDAVLVRLARALRTGAVLTIGFTGTLTLAGIAISAGARTLVTAAPWLGITIGLTLAILGGFMLTGRTIGLRMPARTRHRPDSPTAGGVLAAGIGYALASLSCTFGVLLAVIAQAQATSGWGGLLAVFTAYTAGAATILMLVSVGTAIAGTALTRHLGILARHGTRVTAVVLIATGAYLAWYWLPAATGHTASGGNLLTGWSATATGWLQDHALPASVIAAFAVVVSAVAACWTTHRRPITGKQRRR, encoded by the coding sequence GTGAACCTGCTCGCGCTCGCGTTTACCGCTGGCATGCTCGCCCCGGTCAACCCCTGCGGGTTCGCGCTGCTACCGGCGTGGATCACCGGCACCATCGCCACCGGCGGCACCGATGCGGTGCTCGTGCGGCTGGCCCGGGCACTGCGCACCGGGGCCGTCCTGACCATCGGGTTCACCGGCACCCTCACCCTCGCCGGTATCGCGATCAGTGCCGGTGCCCGGACCCTGGTGACGGCTGCTCCCTGGCTCGGGATCACGATCGGGCTCACCCTGGCCATCTTGGGCGGCTTCATGCTCACCGGCCGCACCATCGGTCTGCGTATGCCTGCCCGGACGCGTCATCGGCCGGACTCCCCAACAGCCGGTGGTGTGCTCGCGGCCGGAATCGGCTACGCCCTGGCGTCACTGTCCTGCACCTTCGGGGTACTGCTCGCGGTGATCGCCCAGGCCCAGGCCACCAGCGGATGGGGCGGTCTGCTGGCAGTGTTCACCGCATACACAGCCGGTGCCGCCACCATCTTGATGCTGGTCAGCGTCGGCACCGCCATCGCCGGCACGGCCCTGACCCGGCATCTGGGTATCCTCGCCCGCCACGGGACCCGCGTCACCGCCGTTGTCCTCATCGCCACCGGCGCCTACCTCGCGTGGTACTGGCTGCCCGCGGCCACCGGGCACACCGCCAGCGGCGGCAACCTGCTCACCGGCTGGTCGGCCACCGCGACCGGATGGCTGCAGGACCACGCCCTCCCGGCCAGCGTCATTGCCGCCTTCGCTGTGGTGGTCAGCGCGGTGGCCGCGTGCTGGACCACCCACCGCCGGCCAATCACCGGCAAGCAGCGCCGCCGGTGA
- a CDS encoding DapH/DapD/GlmU-related protein, giving the protein MKKNTARLIPRGTDESRRVVERVQLVMDLTSRLNVLRHSDVDGRNALLNEILGRSLPETTTIYPPFYCDYGLNLRLGDRVFVNQNCSFYDLGGITIGDRTLIGPGVTLCTAGHPVEPAARFDGITVSPIDVGTNVWIGANATIAPGVTIGSGSVVAAGAVVATDVPPNSLVSSAGHIQRRALA; this is encoded by the coding sequence ATGAAGAAGAACACCGCGCGGCTGATCCCCAGAGGTACCGACGAATCGCGCCGTGTGGTGGAACGGGTCCAGCTTGTCATGGACCTGACGTCGCGACTGAATGTGCTGCGGCACTCGGATGTGGATGGCCGCAACGCATTGCTGAACGAAATCCTGGGGCGGTCGCTGCCGGAAACCACGACGATCTACCCGCCGTTTTATTGCGACTACGGCCTCAACTTGCGTCTGGGTGACCGGGTTTTCGTCAACCAGAACTGCTCGTTTTATGACCTCGGCGGCATCACAATCGGAGACCGCACATTGATCGGGCCGGGCGTCACCCTCTGTACCGCCGGTCATCCCGTCGAACCGGCGGCCCGATTCGACGGGATCACGGTCTCCCCGATCGATGTCGGGACAAATGTCTGGATCGGGGCCAACGCGACCATCGCTCCTGGGGTCACGATCGGCTCAGGGTCGGTCGTGGCCGCCGGCGCGGTCGTGGCGACGGATGTCCCGCCGAACTCGCTCGTCAGCAGCGCTGGTCACATACAGCGACGCGCTCTCGCGTAA
- a CDS encoding heavy metal-responsive transcriptional regulator: MRIGKLAEATGATTATLRYYEDEGLLPPAERSPAGYRDYAADTIARVGFIRRGQAAGFSLAQIRQILDIRDSGHAPCTHVRDLLDIRLTDLDEQISALVALRETIARLRQGAESVDPESCSADDVCRYL; the protein is encoded by the coding sequence GTGAGAATCGGGAAGCTCGCCGAGGCGACCGGGGCCACCACCGCGACGCTGCGCTACTACGAAGACGAAGGCCTGCTCCCGCCCGCCGAACGTTCCCCGGCGGGGTATCGCGACTATGCCGCCGACACGATCGCCCGGGTCGGCTTCATCCGACGGGGACAGGCCGCCGGGTTCAGCCTCGCCCAGATTCGGCAGATCCTCGACATCCGTGACAGCGGCCACGCGCCGTGCACGCACGTGCGCGACCTGCTCGACATCCGACTGACCGACCTCGACGAGCAGATCAGCGCACTGGTGGCACTGCGCGAGACCATCGCCCGGCTGCGGCAGGGCGCCGAAAGCGTCGACCCGGAATCATGCAGCGCCGATGACGTATGTCGATACCTCTAG
- a CDS encoding zeta toxin family protein, producing MKRLDLVVGSNGAGKSTFVELTLAPLLPSSVFVNADEIAKQRWPTDALGHAYEAARIAAATREALIEQGRSFIAETVFSHPSKLELIDAARHAGYVVVLHIVLIPENLAVHRVRYRVAAGGHDVPEEKIRERYRRLWTLVAAAIVRVDSAAVYDNSAASGPQIVAQMSGGLSVDTPRWPSWTPEQLRSRWP from the coding sequence GTGAAACGCCTGGACCTCGTCGTCGGCTCGAACGGTGCCGGAAAATCGACGTTCGTCGAACTCACGCTGGCTCCGCTGCTACCGAGCAGCGTGTTCGTCAACGCGGATGAGATCGCCAAACAGCGCTGGCCTACCGACGCTTTGGGCCACGCCTACGAGGCCGCGCGGATCGCCGCGGCGACGCGGGAAGCGTTGATCGAGCAGGGGCGTTCATTCATCGCCGAGACCGTGTTCTCGCACCCCTCCAAGCTGGAGCTGATCGATGCGGCCCGTCATGCGGGGTACGTCGTGGTGTTGCACATTGTGCTGATCCCGGAGAACTTGGCCGTTCACCGCGTCCGCTACCGGGTTGCCGCCGGTGGCCACGATGTGCCCGAGGAGAAGATCCGGGAACGGTATCGCCGGCTGTGGACATTGGTGGCTGCAGCGATCGTTCGCGTCGACAGCGCAGCGGTTTACGACAATTCCGCGGCCAGTGGACCGCAGATCGTGGCGCAGATGAGTGGCGGACTGAGCGTCGACACGCCCCGATGGCCGTCGTGGACTCCGGAACAGCTGCGTAGTCGCTGGCCGTAG
- the merB gene encoding organomercurial lyase MerB, with amino-acid sequence MPNFLDRLTIPEESGLDPTMLVPLLRLLAAGEPVTVEALAAAVGLPVDEVTRRLAAVPDTEYDEQGRIVGQGLTLRPTRHRFTVAGQELYTWCALDTLIFPTILDRPASIESESPVSGHPIRVSVGENGVTSVQPETAVVSLVNPDDLTSIRSSFCNQVHYFTCAQDAAPWLAEHPEGQIVSVAEAHQLGAALTTQILTQLHTPPTAHPGCCS; translated from the coding sequence ATGCCCAATTTCCTTGACCGCCTGACCATTCCGGAAGAGTCCGGGCTCGACCCGACGATGCTGGTGCCGTTGCTGCGGCTGCTCGCCGCCGGCGAGCCGGTCACCGTGGAGGCGCTCGCCGCGGCCGTCGGCCTCCCGGTTGACGAGGTGACCCGGCGTCTGGCCGCGGTACCCGACACCGAATACGACGAGCAGGGCCGCATCGTCGGCCAGGGCCTGACCCTGCGCCCGACCCGCCACCGATTCACCGTGGCCGGCCAAGAGCTCTACACCTGGTGCGCCCTGGACACCCTCATCTTTCCCACCATCCTGGACCGGCCCGCCAGCATCGAATCCGAATCACCCGTCAGCGGGCACCCGATCAGGGTCTCGGTCGGCGAAAACGGTGTCACCAGCGTGCAGCCCGAGACCGCGGTGGTCTCGCTGGTCAACCCCGACGACCTCACCTCGATCCGGTCCTCATTCTGCAACCAGGTGCACTACTTCACCTGCGCGCAGGACGCCGCGCCGTGGCTCGCCGAGCACCCCGAAGGTCAGATCGTCAGCGTCGCTGAGGCCCACCAACTCGGCGCAGCCCTGACCACACAAATCCTTACCCAGCTCCATACCCCGCCAACTGCCCACCCCGGCTGCTGCAGCTGA
- a CDS encoding redoxin domain-containing protein produces MSETRSFTPHRWAGVTAVMLAAGALTACGQSATTSNPTSPPHANATTQATAATLTTVDGKTVELPAAAPTAILFFSYGCGECVGGGKSLAAARAAVEKAGGSAKFLAVDIVPTEKPADVRHFLDQIGGTSLPAVVDTNGALTSRYQVTAPTTALVIDPSGQISYRGHAPSQDQILAALGSSAAR; encoded by the coding sequence ATGTCTGAAACGCGTTCGTTTACACCCCACAGGTGGGCGGGCGTTACGGCTGTGATGCTGGCAGCGGGCGCGCTGACCGCGTGCGGCCAATCGGCCACAACCAGCAATCCGACCTCACCGCCACACGCCAACGCCACAACCCAGGCGACGGCGGCGACACTGACCACGGTGGACGGCAAAACCGTCGAACTGCCCGCTGCCGCCCCGACCGCGATCCTGTTCTTCTCCTACGGGTGCGGCGAATGCGTCGGCGGCGGTAAATCCCTGGCCGCTGCTCGGGCGGCCGTGGAGAAAGCCGGAGGCAGCGCCAAGTTCCTAGCCGTCGACATCGTCCCCACCGAGAAACCCGCCGATGTTCGCCACTTCCTGGACCAGATCGGCGGCACCAGCCTGCCCGCGGTCGTCGATACTAACGGGGCCCTGACCAGCCGCTACCAGGTGACCGCGCCGACCACCGCCCTCGTCATCGACCCGTCCGGGCAGATCAGCTACCGCGGCCACGCCCCGTCCCAGGATCAGATCCTGGCCGCCCTCGGCAGCAGCGCCGCACGGTGA
- a CDS encoding dihydrofolate reductase family protein — protein MARTNLSMSISADGYAAGPGQSEENPLGVGGLDLHDWHIGPSRDHPVNRQVMSEMLDGMGATIMGRNMFGPIRGEWDGSDWQGWWGDTPPYHCPVFVLTHHAHDPIEMKGGTTFHFVTDGIESAYAQAQAAAGGKDISIAGGASCARQAIKAGLVDEIDLQVSAVILGSGERLFDGFRPGLPKMELVRVLQAPGVAHLRYHVTRSPEGS, from the coding sequence GTGGCACGAACGAATCTCTCGATGTCGATCTCGGCCGACGGGTATGCCGCCGGGCCCGGTCAGAGCGAAGAGAATCCGCTAGGGGTGGGCGGGCTCGACCTCCATGATTGGCATATCGGTCCCAGCAGAGATCACCCCGTCAACCGGCAGGTGATGTCCGAGATGCTGGACGGCATGGGCGCAACCATCATGGGGCGCAACATGTTCGGACCGATTCGTGGGGAATGGGACGGCTCGGACTGGCAGGGCTGGTGGGGTGACACTCCGCCGTATCACTGCCCGGTCTTCGTGCTCACGCACCACGCCCACGACCCGATCGAGATGAAGGGCGGTACGACATTCCATTTCGTCACCGACGGCATCGAATCCGCGTACGCACAGGCGCAGGCGGCTGCCGGCGGGAAGGACATCTCGATCGCCGGCGGCGCATCGTGTGCACGCCAGGCGATCAAGGCGGGCTTGGTGGACGAGATCGACCTGCAAGTGTCGGCGGTCATCCTCGGTTCGGGGGAGCGCTTGTTCGACGGATTCCGGCCCGGCCTACCGAAGATGGAGCTCGTGCGGGTGCTGCAGGCCCCCGGCGTGGCTCATCTGCGCTACCACGTCACCCGATCACCTGAAGGAAGCTGA
- a CDS encoding NIPSNAP family protein — MELRTYTLTDAAALESYVSDFWPRHIRTLRKYGITVRGVWTDLESSEPRVIALVDYAGGDPRRLAESYRASDDFVEDHRHFDTSLIVATHTQTLQPIASSPLQ; from the coding sequence GTGGAGTTGCGAACCTACACATTGACTGACGCCGCCGCGCTGGAGAGTTACGTCTCGGACTTCTGGCCTCGCCACATTCGCACGCTGCGCAAGTACGGCATCACTGTGCGCGGCGTCTGGACGGACCTCGAGTCAAGTGAGCCTCGCGTCATCGCACTCGTCGATTATGCGGGCGGCGATCCCCGCCGCCTCGCCGAGAGTTACCGCGCAAGCGATGACTTCGTCGAGGACCACCGGCATTTCGATACGTCGCTCATCGTCGCGACGCACACGCAAACGCTGCAGCCGATCGCGAGTTCCCCGCTTCAATAA
- a CDS encoding TetR/AcrR family transcriptional regulator: MATSTSPTRNAAATREAILRSAIENFARAGYDGAGVRQIAHDAGVTAMLVNRYFGSKEGLFAEAVETSFATPTFIGERSDDLVADTVRALVARTGSGDDAPPPFMIMLRSASSPVATTIVRDAIERHVGARLARQLDSPDQNLRGEILLALISGMLMMRGVVGTSALRKSKPADIERVLEPAIAALIGGSRV, encoded by the coding sequence ATGGCCACATCCACTTCGCCTACGCGCAATGCGGCCGCTACCCGTGAGGCGATCCTGCGCTCGGCGATCGAGAATTTCGCCCGCGCCGGATACGACGGCGCGGGAGTCCGCCAGATCGCGCACGACGCCGGCGTGACCGCCATGCTGGTCAACAGGTACTTCGGCTCGAAGGAAGGGCTGTTCGCCGAGGCGGTCGAAACGTCATTTGCCACACCCACTTTCATCGGAGAGCGATCTGACGATCTGGTCGCTGACACTGTCCGGGCCCTGGTGGCGAGGACCGGATCCGGCGACGATGCGCCACCACCGTTCATGATCATGCTGAGGTCCGCCTCGAGCCCGGTCGCCACGACGATCGTGCGCGACGCCATCGAACGCCACGTTGGCGCCCGGCTGGCGCGACAACTCGACTCGCCCGATCAGAATCTGCGCGGCGAGATCCTGCTCGCGTTGATCAGCGGAATGCTCATGATGCGCGGCGTGGTCGGGACGAGCGCGCTTCGCAAAAGCAAGCCCGCGGACATCGAAAGGGTGCTTGAGCCGGCCATCGCCGCGCTCATCGGCGGTTCGCGAGTCTGA
- a CDS encoding SDR family NAD(P)-dependent oxidoreductase, producing the protein MSHVFLISGASRGLGRAIAEAALAAGHHVVAGVRSVSALDDLAAREPERLAVVPLDVTDDEQVRSAIDTAIQRWGRLDVLVNNAGYANMAAVEDVDVDDFRAQVETNFFGVVRLTQAVLPIMRRQRAGHIVQISSVGGRLARPGLAAYQSSKWAVTGYSGVLAQEVAPLAIKVTVLEPGGMRTDWSGSSMRIAPVRDEYRDTVGAAAQLSQSANLGASDPVKVAALLLDIVEMDTPPARLLVGPDAYRYATAAGRDLLASDERYADLSNSTAADDATADQLNPLGA; encoded by the coding sequence ATGTCGCATGTCTTCCTCATCTCCGGAGCTTCCCGCGGTCTCGGGCGCGCCATCGCCGAAGCGGCGCTGGCAGCCGGGCATCACGTCGTCGCGGGTGTTCGCTCGGTATCAGCGCTCGACGATCTCGCTGCCCGTGAACCTGAGCGTCTGGCCGTTGTCCCGCTCGACGTCACCGACGACGAGCAGGTCCGCAGTGCCATCGACACCGCAATCCAACGCTGGGGTCGCCTCGACGTTTTGGTCAACAACGCCGGGTACGCCAACATGGCTGCCGTCGAAGACGTTGACGTCGACGACTTCCGCGCCCAGGTCGAGACGAACTTCTTCGGCGTCGTAAGGCTCACCCAGGCCGTGCTTCCGATCATGCGGAGGCAGCGTGCGGGCCATATCGTCCAAATATCCTCCGTCGGTGGACGTTTGGCGCGGCCGGGCCTGGCTGCCTATCAGTCCTCCAAGTGGGCCGTCACCGGCTACTCCGGGGTCCTCGCACAGGAGGTCGCTCCGCTCGCCATCAAGGTGACGGTGCTGGAGCCCGGTGGCATGCGTACCGATTGGTCGGGCTCGTCGATGCGCATCGCCCCGGTACGCGACGAGTACAGGGACACAGTGGGAGCCGCGGCGCAGCTGAGCCAATCCGCCAACCTCGGCGCCAGCGATCCGGTAAAGGTCGCGGCGCTGTTGCTCGACATCGTCGAGATGGACACTCCGCCGGCTCGCTTGCTGGTCGGCCCAGATGCCTACCGGTACGCCACCGCGGCCGGGCGCGACCTGCTCGCCTCTGACGAACGGTACGCGGATCTGAGCAACTCGACCGCGGCCGACGACGCCACCGCCGATCAGCTCAATCCGCTTGGTGCGTAA